One Peterkaempfera bronchialis DNA window includes the following coding sequences:
- a CDS encoding GNAT family N-acetyltransferase — translation MLYQPPTDRARRAPLIRGYLPTDRASVYEVCRRTAAAGADATGHYRDPDLMGDIFAGPYLQLEPELAFVLDDGTQAVGYVLGTSDTARFAAAFRRAWLPRVAHRHPAPDGRPSGPDEEMAALLHLPERMVVPGLEEYPAHLHIDLLPAYQRSGYGRALLLTFLGAARRSGARQVHLGMLTENTAARSFYDRLGFHEIAVPDAGPLTYLGRSTETDD, via the coding sequence ATGCTGTATCAGCCCCCGACCGACAGGGCCCGGCGGGCCCCGCTCATCCGCGGCTACCTTCCCACCGACCGGGCTTCCGTGTACGAGGTGTGCCGGCGCACCGCTGCGGCGGGCGCCGACGCCACCGGCCACTACCGGGACCCCGACCTGATGGGCGACATCTTCGCCGGGCCCTATCTGCAACTCGAACCGGAGCTGGCCTTTGTGCTGGACGACGGTACGCAGGCGGTCGGCTATGTCCTCGGGACCTCGGACACCGCCCGCTTCGCCGCCGCCTTCCGCCGGGCCTGGCTGCCCAGGGTCGCCCACCGCCACCCCGCCCCGGACGGCCGGCCGAGCGGCCCGGACGAGGAGATGGCCGCCCTGCTGCACCTGCCGGAGCGCATGGTCGTCCCCGGTCTTGAGGAGTACCCGGCCCACCTCCACATCGACCTGCTGCCCGCCTATCAGCGCTCCGGGTACGGTCGCGCCCTGCTGCTCACCTTTCTCGGCGCTGCCCGCCGCTCCGGCGCCCGGCAGGTCCACCTCGGCATGCTCACCGAGAACACTGCGGCCCGCTCCTTCTACGACCGCCTCGGATTCCATGAGATCGCCGTCCCCGACGCGGGCCCGCTGACCTATCTCGGCCGGTCCACCGAGACCGACGACTGA